The following DNA comes from Simkania negevensis Z.
CTCTCATGGATCTCAATTTTTTAAGCCATGTCTTTTTAATCAAAAAGCTCTTACCTCACCTTAAAAAACAGAAGCGAGCTGATATTGTTTTCATCGGTTCAGAGGCATCTCTAGCAGGAAAACAAAAGGGAACCATCTACTGCGCTTCAAAGTTTGCCCTTCGCGGCTTTGCGCAAAGTTTGCGTGAAGAGTGCAGTCGAAGCTCGTTACATGTCTCGATGATTCAACCGGGAATGGTTCGCACTCCATTCTACGATTCACTTGGATTCGAACCTGGCGAAGATGATTCACAGGCGATATTGCCTGAGGATATTGCCGAAATGGTGGAACTCATTCTAAAGATGCGAGCAGGGACTGTTTGTGATGAGATCGTGCTTAGCCCTATGAAAAAGGTGGTTCAGAAAAAAACAGCAACCATCATTGATTGACCCGTCCATATAATTGGATAAATTGCTCTCGAGTTGCCGGTTTTTGCAAATATCGGATTTTTAAGCTATCGATGACTTCCGCAATATCATCATAGCTATCAGATGTATGCAATACAAAATCCCCATTGATCCCAGATTCCTGAAGCTTCCTAATTAAACTGGCACCGTTCATCTCTGGCATGTGATAGTCTGTCAAATACGAGAAAAAGTTTTGATCTTTTGCAATAATTTCTAGAGCCCGTTTTGCACTTTCTACTGATAGAACAGTGTATCCCAATTTAGTAAGCATAGCAGATACTGAAATACGATAAAACTCTGTGTCGTCTGTATAAAGAATACGATTACTCGAAGGCGATGCAGCAAGAACCATTTGTTCTCCTCTTGTTCTTTTAAAAGGATCTAATCTCTTCTGAGTTGAAATCCTTCTGTAAAAAGTAGAGAAACGATAACATAGAGTGTGATTTTTGTATACAAACTATCCATATTCAGTGCTTTGTATTACTCCAAAAATATAGGCATACAGAACTCACGTAAATAGACTCATACAACTATTTTTTCGTCAGAAGGCTTGCGTATAAAATCTTAAAGCCCATTTCTGTTCCAGGCTTCTTTAAGTAACGAATCCCCAATTCATCTACTGCCTCAGAGACGGTATGCTTCTCATCAGATGTAAAAAGGACTATGTCGACAGTTTTTTTTTCCAAAATACGCCTTGCAGCCTCGATCCCAGTCATGATAGGCATTTGATTATCGAGCAATACAGACGAATAGTTCGAATCACTTGAAAACTCCTCAACGGCAAGTTTGCCATTCCCCACTACCTTGACTGTGAACCCAATTCTACTAAGAATAAGTGGGGTAGTTATTTGATAAAGTTGATCATCTTCTGCATAGAGAATATTTCCAAAATTTACTGTAACCTTGTCAGCCATTTGGCATCCTCCTAATTTGGAGAAAGAGGATAGCATATGAGGCATTTTAGGCGTTAGATTTCGAGGTGCAAAGCCTTTTTAGATAACTTCCATACGTGCTTTTCTCATGTTTGGATGCTAGAAGAAGGAGATCCTCATCTGTGATCCACCCATTTTGGAAAGCAATTTCTTCGATACAAGCGATTTGGATCCCCTGCCTGTCTTGAATGGCTTGGACATAGTTTGAAGCCTGATGAAGGGCCTCAAAAGTCCCAGTATCGAGCCAAGCAAATCCCCGATCAAAAAGGTGAACACGAAGCTCACCTCGTTTTAAATAGGCGCGGTTGACATCGGTGATCTCCAATTCACCTCTCCAAGAAGGTTTCAAAGAGCGTGCGATGTCAACAACGGTTTGATCGTAAAAGTAGAGGCCTGTGACGGCATAGGAAGAAGGAGGTTGCGCTGGTTTTTCAATGATGTCTGTCACTTGCATCTTGGAATCGAATGCGACAACACCATACCTCTCGGGATCTTTCACTTGATAGCCAAATACAATCCCTCCTGACTCGAGATCCCCACACTGATGAAGAAGATCACTGAGATGGTGGCCGTAAAAGATATTATCGCCAAGAACAAGTGCAACAGTGTCGTCACCAATAAAAGAAGCTCCAATTGTAAATGCTTCAGCAATCCCATTTGGCTTTTGTTGCTCTGCATAGGAGAGGGAAAGGCCTAAATGGGAGCCATCACCAAAGAGACGTTGAAAGCGAGGAAGATCTTCGGGTGTTGAGATTAAAAGAATCTCCTGAATATGAGCCTGCATTAAAACAGAAAGAGGATAGTAAATCATCGGCTTATCGTAGATGGGTAGAAGCTGTTTGCTTGTCGGATAAGTGACTGGATAAAGGCGGGTTCCAGACCCTCCCGCTAAGATAATCCCTTTCATACTCTTTATGGGTTGATGGCGTAAATGTCGGGCATGCCGCGGTAATACTCTTTGTAATCTAGACCATATCCTACAACAAAACGGTCTTCAATATCAAATAGACTAAAGTCAGGACGGTAATCTGTTTGATGGGGAACATCTTTTGTTAGGAGAACAAGTGAGCGGAGAGAAGCTGGCTTTTTCTGCTTTAACACTTCA
Coding sequences within:
- a CDS encoding SDR family oxidoreductase, which gives rise to MCRRVLITGTSSGIGLAITNQLLAAGHEVWGVARNPQESKHPFFHPCAIDLSDLDALPDKLEPFLEVDALICNVGRGQFGNLEEFSYKQIRSLMDLNFLSHVFLIKKLLPHLKKQKRADIVFIGSEASLAGKQKGTIYCASKFALRGFAQSLREECSRSSLHVSMIQPGMVRTPFYDSLGFEPGEDDSQAILPEDIAEMVELILKMRAGTVCDEIVLSPMKKVVQKKTATIID
- a CDS encoding response regulator — encoded protein: MVLAASPSSNRILYTDDTEFYRISVSAMLTKLGYTVLSVESAKRALEIIAKDQNFFSYLTDYHMPEMNGASLIRKLQESGINGDFVLHTSDSYDDIAEVIDSLKIRYLQKPATREQFIQLYGRVNQ
- a CDS encoding response regulator is translated as MADKVTVNFGNILYAEDDQLYQITTPLILSRIGFTVKVVGNGKLAVEEFSSDSNYSSVLLDNQMPIMTGIEAARRILEKKTVDIVLFTSDEKHTVSEAVDELGIRYLKKPGTEMGFKILYASLLTKK
- the rfbA gene encoding glucose-1-phosphate thymidylyltransferase RfbA, translating into MKGIILAGGSGTRLYPVTYPTSKQLLPIYDKPMIYYPLSVLMQAHIQEILLISTPEDLPRFQRLFGDGSHLGLSLSYAEQQKPNGIAEAFTIGASFIGDDTVALVLGDNIFYGHHLSDLLHQCGDLESGGIVFGYQVKDPERYGVVAFDSKMQVTDIIEKPAQPPSSYAVTGLYFYDQTVVDIARSLKPSWRGELEITDVNRAYLKRGELRVHLFDRGFAWLDTGTFEALHQASNYVQAIQDRQGIQIACIEEIAFQNGWITDEDLLLLASKHEKSTYGSYLKRLCTSKSNA